The following coding sequences lie in one Silene latifolia isolate original U9 population chromosome 5, ASM4854445v1, whole genome shotgun sequence genomic window:
- the LOC141657667 gene encoding ABC transporter I family member 20, whose amino-acid sequence MAQPNIEINGLKFTYPGIDGHPPPGSTPLIQDFSATLNAGDRCLLVGSNGAGKTTILKILGGKHMVEPHMVRVLGRSAFHDTALTSSGDLCYLGGEWKRDVAFAGFEVSIQMNISAEKMIFGVEGVDPARRAELIKVLDIDLSWRMHKVSDGQRRRVQICMGLLKPFKVLLLDEITVDLDVLARADLLSFLKKECEERHATIIYATHIFDGLESWPTHIVYVANGKLQLCMPMDKVKELSKLSLMRTVESWLRKEQDEERKRRKERKAKGLPEFEKKIDGSRVIGDPAHVAARVTNNGWAAGRLHSTLAGEENFTFSSNRVLRQ is encoded by the exons atggCGCAACCAAATATAGAGATCAACGGTCTCAAATTCACGTACCCAGGAATCGACGGTCATCCGCCTCCGGGATCCACTCCTCTCATTCAAGATTTCTCCGCCACGCTTAATGCCGGTGACCGTTGCCTCCTTGTCGGCTCCAATGGCGCTG GGAAGACGACGATATTGAAGATATTGGGAGGGAAGCATATGGTGGAGCCACACATGGTTCGGGTTCTGGGGCGATCCGCTTTTCATGATACTGCCTTGACTTCTTCCGGTGACCTCTGCTATCTTGGTGGAGAG TGGAAGCGAGATGTTGCTTTTGCTGGATTTGAAGTTTCTATACAGATGAATATATCTGCTGAGAAAATGATATTTGGAGTAGAAGGTGTAGATCCTGCCAGAAGAGCGGAACTAATCAAG GTACTTGACATCGATCTGTCTTGGAGAATGCACAAAGTATCTGACGGTCAGAGGAGAAGAGTGCAAATATGTATGGGTCTTCTGAAGCCATTCAAG GTTCTTCTACTTGACGAAATTACTGTAGATCTTGACGTTCTGGCAAGGGCCGACCTTCTTAGTTTTCTCAAGAAGGAATGTGAAGAAAGACATGCTACAATCATCTACGCAACACATATATTTGACGGACTTGAGAGCTGGCCAACACACATT GTGTATGTGGCTAATGGCAAGTTACAGCTATGTATGCCTATGGATAAAGTTAAAGAGCTGAGCAAACTGTCCCTCATG AGAACTGTCGAGAGTTGGTTAAGGAAAGAACAAGACGAAGAAAGGAAacgaaggaaagaaagaaaagcaaaagggcTACCAGAATTTGAGAAGAAAATTGATGGGAGCCGAGTGATAGGAGACCCTGCTCATGTTGCAGCTCGTGTTACCAACAATGGATGGGCTGCAGGAAGGCTTCATTCCACTCTTGCTGGCGAAGAGAACTTCACTTTCAGTTCAAACCGTGTTCTAAGACAATAG
- the LOC141657668 gene encoding ADP-ribosylation factor-like, which translates to MGLSFTKLFSRLFAKKEMRILMVGLDAAGKTTILYKLKLGEIVTTIPTIGFNVETVEYKNISFTVWDVGGQDKIRPLWRHYFQNTQGLIFVVDSNDRDRAVEARDELHRMLNEDELRDAVLLVFANKQDLPNAMTAAEITDKLGLHSLRQRHWYIQSTCATSGEGLYEGLDWLSNNIASKA; encoded by the exons ATGGGGCTTTCATTCACGAAGTTGTTCAGCAGATTATTTGCGAAGAAAGAGATGAGGATATTGATGGTAGGTCTCGATGCAGCTGGTAAGACCACCATTTTGTATAAGCTCAAGCTTGGTGAGATCGTCACCACCATTCCCACCATCG GATTCAATGTTGAGACTGTGGAATACAAAAACATCAGTTTCACTGTTTGGGATGTTGGAGGTCAAGACAAG ATTCGTCCTTTGTGGAGGCATTACTTCCAGAACACCCAAGGACTGATCTTTGTGGTGGATAGTAATGATCGCGATCGAGCTGTTGAAGCAAGGGATGAGCTGCACAGGATGCTGAATGAG GACGAGCTGAGGGATGCTGTGCTGCTTGTTTTCGCCAACAAGCAAGATCTTCCAAATGCGATGACTGCTGCAGAGATTACTGACAAGCTTGGTCTTCATTCCCTTCGTCAACGTCATTG GTATATCCAAAGCACATGTGCCACCTCCGGTGAGGGTCTTTATGAGGGTCTGGACTGGCTCTCCAACAACATTGCAAGCAAG GCATAG